A genomic segment from Propionispora vibrioides encodes:
- a CDS encoding helix-turn-helix transcriptional regulator gives MFSQEIFCQRLRDLRLSHKLTAEQLGNEFNVSKQTVSRWELGDRLPPLDVATSLAEYFDVSLDYLAGLSNNPKSNK, from the coding sequence ATGTTTTCACAAGAAATTTTTTGTCAACGACTGCGAGACTTGCGACTCTCTCATAAACTAACTGCTGAACAATTAGGAAACGAATTCAACGTTTCTAAACAAACCGTTAGCCGTTGGGAATTAGGCGATAGGCTTCCCCCTCTTGATGTTGCTACTTCCTTAGCAGAGTATTTTGATGTTTCACTGGATTATTTAGCCGGGTTAAGTAATAATCCGAAAAGTAATAAATAA
- a CDS encoding tetratricopeptide repeat protein, translating to MRHLNDRFRSRTYVGLLFIATVLILSFSSVTEAEEFTAKNFLDRGVIQRKAQQYDQAIIEFNQSISIDPNYAEAYFNRGLAYYELKQYVQAIADFNKAATLEPKKLSIYYDRALAYGQLNQYEQALADYDQCITISPTNELIYNARGNAYSHLNKYDQAIADFDKTLTIAPNYYYAYNNRGTIYLKLKQYEKAILDFNNAIMLAPQDSMAYFKRGNTYVQLNQYEQAISDYDKAITLSPQFLEAYLNRALTYDQLHQYEQAIADCDKVIAINPQYADAYIEKGVAYVYLNRYEEAIAEYNKALVLNPQSALAYYNRGQAYCVLKKYEQSITDFDKAISLDPQYAKAYYMKGIALADLNRISEAITAFRQSIQSTTDNDIIQKASELIRRFGGTP from the coding sequence ATGAGGCATTTAAATGACAGGTTTAGAAGCAGAACTTACGTAGGTTTATTATTTATTGCTACAGTCTTGATTTTATCATTCTCCTCCGTAACAGAGGCCGAAGAATTTACGGCTAAAAATTTCTTAGACCGTGGAGTTATACAGCGAAAGGCGCAGCAATATGACCAAGCCATCATTGAATTTAACCAATCTATTTCCATTGATCCAAACTACGCTGAGGCCTATTTTAATCGTGGGCTCGCTTACTATGAACTAAAACAATATGTTCAGGCTATTGCTGATTTCAACAAAGCAGCCACTTTGGAGCCAAAAAAACTATCTATATATTATGATCGTGCCTTGGCCTATGGACAATTGAACCAATATGAGCAAGCTCTGGCTGACTATGATCAGTGTATTACGATTAGCCCTACAAATGAATTGATATATAATGCTCGTGGTAATGCTTATTCCCATTTGAATAAATACGACCAAGCCATTGCCGATTTCGATAAAACCCTCACTATTGCCCCCAATTATTATTATGCCTACAATAACAGAGGCACAATTTATCTTAAGTTAAAACAATATGAGAAAGCGATCCTAGATTTTAACAACGCAATAATGCTCGCCCCACAGGATTCAATGGCGTATTTTAAACGTGGCAATACTTATGTCCAACTAAACCAATACGAGCAAGCCATTTCTGACTATGATAAAGCCATTACACTTTCCCCTCAGTTTCTAGAGGCTTATTTAAACCGCGCTCTTACCTATGACCAACTGCACCAATACGAGCAAGCTATTGCTGACTGTGATAAAGTTATTGCTATTAATCCACAGTATGCAGATGCTTACATCGAAAAGGGAGTTGCCTATGTCTATTTAAATCGATACGAAGAGGCTATAGCCGAATATAATAAAGCCCTTGTTCTAAATCCACAGTCTGCACTTGCATATTATAACCGCGGCCAGGCCTACTGCGTTTTAAAAAAATACGAACAATCTATTACCGATTTTGATAAGGCTATCTCTTTAGATCCTCAATATGCAAAAGCTTATTATATGAAAGGCATTGCATTAGCTGATCTCAATCGTATATCAGAAGCAATTACAGCCTTTCGGCAAAGCATCCAGTCTACTACTGACAATGACATAATCCAAAAAGCTAGTGAACTAATCAGACGATTTGGCGGGACGCCTTGA
- a CDS encoding DUF1153 domain-containing protein — MFFSFEISFSARVECIAPSGTAHIIVYKGENKNGQETLENRRWTAKRRASLVFDIIRGTTTAAQVAHSYDLTIVEIEEWVSDAMAGMENQLRSKPKDAAQQ; from the coding sequence ATGTTTTTTTCTTTTGAAATAAGTTTTTCTGCAAGGGTAGAATGTATTGCCCCCTCCGGAACTGCACACATAATAGTGTATAAGGGAGAGAATAAAAATGGGCAAGAAACCTTAGAAAATCGTCGTTGGACCGCCAAAAGAAGAGCATCATTAGTGTTTGACATTATTCGTGGGACAACTACTGCAGCCCAGGTTGCGCACAGTTATGATTTAACCATTGTTGAAATTGAAGAATGGGTTTCCGATGCCATGGCCGGCATGGAAAATCAATTGCGATCCAAGCCTAAAGATGCTGCTCAACAATAA
- a CDS encoding HNH endonuclease, translating into MRIHGEVKITRRDGIATQANYQKYQNYLSEDFHHRCGYCGKKEIVTTKGFEIDHFVPETLAPERETDYYNLVYSCFTCNRKKSKKWPTNDKNIMNDGKVGFIDPATEEFDLHLHRRPDGSIEGLTDIGKYMCSKAFKFDMRPIRELWLCSEILSRQELLECKIATMSPEESVEYININKQLKELYQLLFSKKE; encoded by the coding sequence ATGAGAATACATGGAGAGGTTAAAATTACAAGGAGAGATGGTATTGCTACACAAGCAAACTATCAAAAATATCAAAATTACTTAAGTGAAGATTTTCATCATAGATGCGGATATTGTGGAAAAAAGGAAATAGTAACAACAAAAGGATTTGAAATAGATCATTTTGTTCCGGAAACTCTTGCACCTGAAAGAGAAACTGACTATTATAATTTAGTATATTCATGTTTTACTTGTAATAGAAAAAAATCAAAGAAGTGGCCGACAAATGACAAAAACATTATGAATGATGGAAAAGTTGGATTTATTGATCCAGCGACAGAAGAGTTTGATTTGCATTTACACAGAAGGCCTGATGGAAGTATTGAAGGACTGACTGATATCGGTAAATATATGTGTAGTAAAGCTTTTAAATTTGATATGCGGCCAATAAGAGAACTTTGGCTATGTTCTGAAATACTTTCGCGCCAAGAGTTGTTAGAGTGTAAAATTGCTACAATGTCTCCAGAAGAGAGTGTGGAATACATAAATATTAATAAACAATTGAAGGAATTATACCAACTCTTATTTTCAAAGAAAGAATAA
- a CDS encoding response regulator, which produces MYKIGFIDDDKSLIDDYKIRLKRKGIELLFVEVALNKEDVVKWILGNGVKCMLVDYKLTEMYDFNGTELVAYINSQIPDLPCIILTNYCDEGISENLVIKNLFMEREKLDADIDSPDFEEMINIFKQAVEVFDNRLKYHQTEFESLKLKKDNNDINSNEEERLIELFKILRAYDEVDDLPAELLTTNASKKMSDILHLLDKLIDKTE; this is translated from the coding sequence ATGTATAAGATAGGTTTTATTGATGATGACAAAAGCCTAATTGATGATTACAAAATTCGTTTAAAGCGAAAGGGTATTGAATTACTTTTTGTCGAAGTAGCCCTCAATAAAGAGGATGTCGTAAAATGGATTCTTGGCAATGGTGTAAAATGTATGCTTGTAGATTACAAGTTAACAGAAATGTATGATTTTAACGGAACAGAACTGGTTGCGTATATCAATAGTCAGATACCTGATTTGCCATGTATTATTCTGACTAACTACTGCGACGAGGGGATTAGCGAAAATTTAGTGATTAAAAATCTCTTTATGGAAAGAGAAAAGTTAGATGCTGATATTGACTCACCTGATTTTGAAGAGATGATAAATATTTTCAAACAAGCGGTTGAGGTTTTTGATAATCGCCTAAAATATCATCAGACTGAATTTGAAAGTTTAAAATTGAAAAAAGATAATAATGACATCAATTCAAATGAAGAAGAACGTTTAATAGAATTATTTAAAATTTTGAGAGCATATGACGAAGTAGATGATTTACCAGCAGAGTTATTGACAACAAATGCGTCAAAGAAAATGTCCGATATATTACATTTATTAGATAAACTAATAGATAAAACAGAGTAG
- a CDS encoding sensor histidine kinase: MSNIPFNVDAYTAKLIGRENVSKLDGAVLELVKNTYDADASVCLLYFEKETSTLYIGDNGTGMTEAVILKHWMTIGSSSKKIEFKTKKGRVQTGAKGIGRFALDRIADNCNLVTISEEEHLLWKVDWSVFQFGQKITDITAELNKVNISFLDFLGQVTNKDVIKLVADKFATTGSIFRLTNLSDSWDTATIESIKSNLKTLIPPEFKEVFNIYFFESNTSLKDAMLLQDTDGFSYDYKIKFQALSNGNVTITINRDEFDFGDDFEKVTSEAGFVTDQKNYFKGAPIIENTSFTEVLGRKTHIENTIGNFEGTLYYAKLTAPRVEREKYYYKDITGRPDIRDSFGGVRIYRDGFRVRPYGDPKSTSVDWLMLALRKNKSPAAVSHKTGAWRVNSDQIHGSIYISRTNITLPDQANRQGIVETKEFLLLQEFIQNIIRFFERDRQFVCRTLNDYYDRLHPTEEIEKELEQKLKQDAQKEQQAKQENKIYRPEFIDVKKVSVLVEKKDSTIKQLENELQMLRVLATTGIVTNTYIHEIKAITHKLGMKISMAKDALHIDANIDEGLKYVLEANEIRHFFTSWFKVTVESVRRDKRTMRNTDLNQLLSKFILDWESALSPKNIKINKTIDDIVFKCFPYEIESILNNLIANSTSSFDGSRAAEKIINISISSIEDGIIIQYYDSGVGLSNAYKKNPRLILEPFESDKRSTTGDVIGTGMGMWIVNRIVNEYNGSIDLSENKNHENGFYITMVLKEKQ, encoded by the coding sequence ATGTCAAATATCCCGTTTAACGTAGATGCGTATACTGCTAAATTAATAGGTCGTGAAAATGTATCAAAATTAGATGGTGCAGTATTAGAACTTGTTAAGAATACCTATGATGCTGATGCTTCAGTTTGTTTGCTGTATTTTGAAAAGGAAACCAGTACCTTATATATAGGAGATAATGGAACGGGGATGACAGAAGCTGTAATTCTCAAGCATTGGATGACTATAGGGAGTTCATCAAAGAAAATAGAGTTTAAAACAAAGAAAGGCCGCGTACAAACAGGTGCAAAAGGGATTGGGAGATTCGCGTTAGACAGAATTGCAGATAATTGTAATTTGGTAACAATCTCTGAAGAGGAACATTTGCTATGGAAGGTAGATTGGTCTGTCTTTCAATTTGGACAGAAAATCACAGATATTACAGCTGAGCTTAATAAAGTAAATATTTCTTTTTTGGACTTTTTGGGTCAAGTTACAAATAAAGATGTTATAAAATTAGTTGCAGATAAATTTGCAACTACAGGTTCAATTTTTCGTCTTACTAATTTAAGCGATAGTTGGGATACTGCAACTATCGAGAGTATAAAATCAAATTTGAAAACGTTGATACCGCCAGAGTTTAAAGAAGTATTTAATATTTATTTTTTTGAAAGCAATACATCTTTAAAAGACGCTATGCTTTTACAAGATACGGATGGTTTTTCTTATGATTATAAAATAAAATTTCAAGCACTTAGTAATGGTAATGTTACCATTACAATAAATCGTGATGAATTTGATTTTGGGGATGATTTTGAAAAAGTAACAAGTGAAGCAGGATTTGTGACGGATCAGAAAAATTACTTTAAAGGTGCACCAATTATTGAGAATACTAGTTTTACCGAAGTCCTGGGGCGAAAGACGCATATAGAGAATACAATCGGAAATTTTGAAGGCACATTGTATTATGCAAAACTTACAGCACCTAGAGTAGAACGTGAAAAATATTATTACAAAGATATAACAGGCCGCCCAGATATTCGAGATTCTTTTGGTGGAGTTAGAATTTATAGAGATGGGTTCAGAGTTAGGCCTTATGGTGATCCTAAATCTACATCGGTAGATTGGCTTATGTTAGCTTTACGAAAAAATAAATCGCCAGCAGCTGTATCTCATAAAACAGGAGCTTGGCGTGTAAATTCAGATCAAATTCATGGGAGTATTTATATATCAAGAACAAATATTACATTACCTGACCAAGCTAATAGACAAGGTATTGTTGAAACAAAGGAATTTTTACTCTTACAGGAATTTATACAAAATATCATTAGGTTTTTTGAACGGGACAGACAGTTTGTCTGCAGAACATTAAATGATTATTATGATCGATTGCATCCAACCGAAGAGATAGAGAAAGAGTTAGAACAAAAGCTGAAACAGGATGCTCAAAAAGAACAACAAGCAAAACAAGAAAATAAAATTTATAGGCCTGAATTTATTGACGTGAAAAAAGTTTCTGTCTTGGTCGAAAAAAAAGATTCTACTATTAAGCAACTTGAAAATGAGTTACAAATGTTACGAGTTTTGGCGACTACTGGTATTGTGACGAATACATATATTCATGAAATCAAAGCAATTACTCACAAATTAGGGATGAAGATTTCTATGGCTAAGGATGCTCTTCATATCGATGCCAATATTGATGAAGGGTTAAAATATGTACTAGAGGCAAATGAGATTAGGCACTTTTTTACTTCTTGGTTTAAAGTAACAGTCGAGTCAGTTAGAAGAGATAAACGCACTATGCGAAATACAGATCTTAATCAACTTTTGTCGAAGTTTATTTTAGACTGGGAGTCTGCTTTATCTCCTAAGAATATTAAAATTAATAAAACCATCGACGATATTGTATTTAAGTGCTTTCCATATGAAATTGAAAGTATTTTAAACAACTTAATTGCTAATAGTACTTCATCTTTTGATGGTTCTCGGGCGGCAGAAAAAATAATAAATATAAGTATAAGTTCTATTGAGGATGGAATAATAATACAATATTATGATAGTGGTGTAGGGTTGTCGAATGCATACAAAAAAAATCCCCGGCTGATATTGGAACCATTTGAAAGTGATAAACGGTCCACTACTGGAGATGTTATTGGAACTGGTATGGGAATGTGGATCGTTAATAGGATTGTTAATGAATATAATGGTTCTATTGACTTATCTGAAAATAAAAATCATGAGAATGGTTTCTATATCACTATGGTATTAAAAGAAAAGCAATAG
- a CDS encoding Eco57I restriction-modification methylase domain-containing protein, which produces MSVNTKCQVFTPNRNVQELLDYIGYTQGLYGKKVAENSCGDGSILVEIVKRYIIDSMDKKVSVDKIKKGLEKDIWAAEIDIAHIINCKAKLDEIAGEYGLVDVEWNIFHGDFLKQKITNKFDFVVGNPPYITYKEIDPSNRVFVRENFETCVIGKFDYCYAFIEASIKSLKKTGKLAYLIPSNIFKNQFASNLRNYILPYLTDIYDYKNQKLFAGKLTASAIIICDLDNSSKSITYHNLSEDKKYILNKELLEGKWVLKENIANPEGVEFVRFGDYFHAASSVATLLNKVYIISDFIEGDNYITVKGQQIEKELLREAVSPRSLNYEKKEYIIFPYYYTKEGLQKYSDVEFRKKFPCAVRYLLQFKKILSERNNDEGINWFEYGRVQALAHLNQKKILISTLITGHVKVTLLNELVIPTSGLYIVPKNNQPIYDLSTAVNILRSDLFLEYAKNVGVISNGKSFRISPKDVNNFTFPVSLLK; this is translated from the coding sequence ATGTCTGTTAATACCAAATGTCAAGTTTTCACCCCAAATAGAAATGTTCAAGAATTGTTGGACTACATTGGTTATACCCAAGGACTATATGGGAAAAAGGTTGCCGAAAATTCATGTGGTGATGGTAGCATTTTGGTGGAAATTGTTAAACGATATATTATTGATAGCATGGATAAAAAAGTGTCGGTGGACAAAATAAAAAAAGGCCTTGAAAAAGATATTTGGGCAGCAGAGATAGATATTGCGCATATCATCAATTGTAAGGCTAAGCTGGATGAAATCGCTGGTGAATATGGTCTGGTTGATGTGGAATGGAATATATTTCACGGGGATTTTCTTAAACAGAAAATTACTAATAAATTTGATTTTGTTGTGGGGAATCCACCTTACATAACATATAAAGAAATTGATCCAAGTAATAGAGTTTTTGTACGTGAAAATTTTGAAACCTGTGTAATTGGCAAGTTTGATTATTGTTATGCTTTTATTGAGGCGAGTATTAAATCGTTAAAAAAAACAGGGAAGTTAGCTTATTTAATTCCTAGTAATATATTTAAAAATCAATTTGCATCAAATTTAAGGAATTATATTTTACCGTACTTGACTGATATCTATGACTATAAAAATCAAAAGCTTTTCGCAGGCAAACTTACGGCTTCAGCTATAATTATCTGTGATCTAGATAACTCTAGTAAAAGTATTACATACCACAATCTTAGCGAAGATAAAAAATATATTCTAAATAAGGAATTACTTGAAGGAAAATGGGTATTAAAGGAAAATATCGCAAATCCAGAAGGCGTAGAATTTGTGCGTTTTGGAGATTACTTTCATGCTGCTAGTAGCGTTGCTACTTTATTAAATAAAGTATATATTATTTCTGATTTTATTGAAGGTGATAATTATATCACTGTCAAAGGTCAACAAATAGAAAAAGAGTTATTAAGAGAAGCTGTAAGTCCTAGGTCTTTAAATTATGAGAAAAAAGAATACATAATTTTTCCTTACTATTATACTAAAGAAGGTTTGCAAAAATATTCAGACGTTGAGTTTCGTAAAAAGTTTCCATGTGCGGTAAGATATTTACTTCAATTTAAAAAAATTTTAAGCGAACGGAACAACGATGAAGGGATTAACTGGTTTGAATATGGACGTGTACAAGCGTTAGCACACTTGAATCAAAAAAAAATACTAATTTCAACATTGATTACCGGACATGTAAAAGTTACTCTGCTTAATGAATTGGTTATTCCAACATCGGGATTATATATTGTTCCTAAGAATAATCAACCAATATATGATCTTTCAACTGCTGTGAATATTTTGCGTAGTGATTTGTTTTTGGAATATGCAAAAAATGTAGGCGTAATTTCAAATGGAAAATCATTTAGAATATCTCCTAAAGATGTAAATAATTTTACTTTTCCAGTAAGTCTATTGAAATGA
- a CDS encoding helix-turn-helix domain-containing protein: protein MNTLERIKQLLYERRWSVYKLSKLSGVSQSTLSNMFNRNNDPSISTLEDICGAFGITLSQFFADEGELVALNKEQVEMLEKWSTLSSEQKSALLKLLK, encoded by the coding sequence TTGAATACCTTAGAACGAATCAAACAACTTCTATATGAACGCAGATGGAGTGTATATAAATTATCAAAGTTATCAGGAGTGTCTCAGTCAACTCTTTCGAATATGTTTAATAGAAATAATGATCCTAGTATTAGCACTCTCGAAGATATTTGCGGTGCTTTTGGTATAACACTATCACAATTTTTTGCAGACGAGGGCGAATTAGTTGCACTTAATAAGGAACAAGTAGAAATGCTAGAAAAATGGTCAACTCTTTCTTCCGAGCAGAAGAGTGCATTGTTAAAATTATTGAAATGA
- a CDS encoding Fic family protein, with product MQDSTLKYLPPDIDLETKKVLKQLARSHRALAELKGFADTMPNKNILLNAVTINEAKDSSEIENIITTHDELFKAMSQANYHNPAAKEVVNYRTALWKGYELVKAKKMMTTNMIVEIQQDIEKNRAGIRKLPGTVLQNQTTGEVIYTPPSNEQEILALMSNLERYINDDYDAIDPLIKLAVIHYQFESIHPFYDGNGRTGRIINVLYLVLKELLDSPILYLSKYIIRNKSAYYRLLQEVRTKEAWEEWVLFILDGIEQTAEETLLLVKKINAVVDKTAEDIKNTLPRVYSKELVELLFYEFYTKTAYVEAGLGVSRKTAAGYLSALEEAGFLVSQKIGKERIYFNKQLFEVVQAAGT from the coding sequence ATGCAAGATAGCACGTTAAAATATTTACCACCTGATATTGACCTTGAGACTAAGAAAGTTTTAAAACAGTTGGCCAGATCCCACAGAGCACTGGCGGAGTTAAAAGGCTTTGCCGATACGATGCCAAATAAGAACATTTTGCTCAATGCAGTGACCATCAATGAGGCGAAGGATAGTTCCGAAATAGAAAATATAATAACCACCCATGATGAATTGTTTAAGGCTATGTCTCAAGCAAATTATCATAATCCCGCAGCCAAGGAAGTTGTAAATTACAGGACGGCTCTCTGGAAAGGGTATGAACTCGTCAAAGCAAAAAAGATGATGACCACGAATATGATTGTTGAAATCCAACAAGACATTGAGAAAAATCGGGCCGGTATCAGAAAGTTACCAGGAACAGTCTTGCAAAACCAGACGACGGGTGAAGTGATTTATACGCCACCCAGTAATGAACAAGAAATTCTTGCACTTATGTCAAACCTGGAAAGATATATCAATGATGATTATGATGCGATTGACCCGTTGATCAAATTGGCAGTCATTCATTACCAGTTTGAATCGATCCACCCATTTTATGATGGGAATGGACGCACCGGGAGAATTATAAACGTTTTATACCTGGTTCTTAAAGAACTGTTAGACAGTCCCATCCTATATCTTAGTAAATACATCATACGCAACAAAAGCGCCTATTATCGGCTGCTACAGGAAGTTCGGACGAAAGAAGCTTGGGAGGAATGGGTTCTTTTTATCCTAGATGGCATTGAGCAAACCGCCGAAGAGACATTGCTATTGGTGAAAAAAATTAATGCAGTGGTGGACAAGACTGCGGAAGACATAAAAAATACGCTGCCGCGAGTTTATTCAAAAGAACTGGTGGAGCTGTTATTTTATGAGTTTTATACCAAAACAGCTTACGTTGAAGCAGGTCTCGGTGTTTCGCGCAAGACAGCGGCCGGTTATTTGTCGGCGCTAGAAGAAGCTGGTTTCCTTGTATCGCAGAAAATTGGCAAGGAGCGAATTTATTTCAACAAACAATTATTTGAGGTGGTTCAGGCGGCGGGGACCTAA
- a CDS encoding DUF3800 domain-containing protein, with product MEGYQLTFEDIERLNHFTTQPGRTAYIAECGNFGFDFEKDGVSTHYIVCAVVVNNENLLEIEQKADELRRKYFGKGEIKSNSLGNKHSQRAKIVAELLNLDFSLIILMADKQAFYKDSPLTEYKGTFIKFLHQQLYESMYAFYPKLKIVEEDYGTSEFQAEFRTYVRRNRPAPNLFNEYDFDYVDSRNSHIVQIADFIAGTIMQHVTDNKAPDALKICGSKIREIIRFPKQIVPYTAGANANPSFDQQIYALADQCAATYIDRNKHADEEEIRLRILFLKRLLFTAHNISDSLYIHSSELIRMLSGLSEVKVTREYLYRRIVAPLRDAGVLIASSAQGYKIPTCVKDIYAYINQTSGIVGPMLSRIEKCLKLIEKQTDGALDILDDPALVKLKRYFGDS from the coding sequence ATGGAAGGATATCAGTTAACGTTTGAGGATATTGAGCGTTTGAATCATTTTACCACACAGCCCGGACGCACGGCATATATTGCTGAATGCGGCAACTTCGGTTTTGATTTTGAAAAAGACGGTGTTTCCACACATTATATTGTTTGCGCCGTGGTGGTCAACAATGAGAACCTGCTTGAAATCGAGCAAAAAGCTGACGAATTGCGCCGAAAGTATTTCGGAAAAGGTGAAATCAAGTCGAACTCGCTTGGCAATAAGCATTCCCAACGGGCAAAGATAGTAGCCGAATTGTTGAACCTGGATTTTTCGCTTATTATCCTTATGGCGGACAAGCAGGCATTTTATAAAGACTCACCGCTTACGGAGTATAAAGGAACTTTTATAAAGTTTCTACATCAGCAGTTGTACGAGTCGATGTATGCGTTTTATCCGAAACTGAAAATCGTAGAAGAAGACTATGGAACCTCCGAGTTTCAGGCAGAGTTCCGGACCTATGTCCGTAGAAACAGACCGGCCCCGAATCTGTTTAATGAATATGATTTCGATTATGTAGACAGTCGTAATAGTCATATCGTACAAATTGCGGACTTTATCGCCGGGACTATTATGCAGCATGTGACGGATAATAAAGCACCGGACGCACTTAAAATATGCGGCAGCAAGATTCGAGAAATCATCAGGTTTCCTAAGCAAATCGTACCTTATACGGCGGGCGCAAATGCCAACCCTTCGTTTGATCAGCAGATCTATGCACTGGCCGATCAATGTGCGGCAACCTATATTGATCGCAATAAACATGCTGACGAGGAAGAAATTCGCCTGCGTATTTTGTTCTTAAAAAGATTGCTGTTTACAGCCCACAATATCAGCGATTCCCTGTATATCCATTCCAGTGAACTAATTAGGATGCTGTCAGGCCTTTCAGAAGTGAAGGTTACGCGGGAGTATCTGTATCGCCGGATCGTAGCGCCACTGAGAGACGCAGGTGTGCTGATTGCCAGCAGCGCACAGGGCTATAAGATTCCCACTTGCGTCAAAGATATATACGCCTATATCAACCAAACAAGCGGTATCGTCGGCCCCATGCTTAGCCGGATTGAAAAATGCCTCAAGCTGATAGAAAAACAGACAGACGGTGCGCTGGATATACTGGATGACCCGGCATTAGTTAAGCTTAAGCGGTATTTTGGTGACTCTTGA
- the dmpI gene encoding 4-oxalocrotonate tautomerase DmpI: MPVITLEASKMSREQKVKLVQEFTESTLNILNVPKQSITVLIKENEKDNIGVAGQLLSDR, from the coding sequence ATGCCGGTTATTACCTTAGAAGCATCCAAAATGAGCAGGGAACAGAAGGTCAAGTTAGTACAGGAGTTTACCGAATCAACCTTGAACATTCTGAATGTACCGAAACAGAGCATTACCGTTTTGATAAAAGAAAACGAGAAAGACAATATCGGTGTAGCCGGACAGCTTTTATCTGATAGATAA
- a CDS encoding NAD(P)-dependent oxidoreductase: MNRLGWIGLGHMGTPMAGNLVKQGNTVTVYNRTVAKTEELVQAGANRSNSPKEVVAQSDITFIMLTDAAAVKAVLTQPDGVLEAVTAGKIIVDMSTISPKDSLAFSQLVAAKGGVYLDAPVSGSVGAAQNSQLVVLVGGDETAKATCQPYFDILGKATIYFGENGKGSAAKLAINLLLAIIGEGFAETVLFAEKLGVAKEQILELISQSAFSNAFFQLKKDMYAREEFPSQFMLELMAKDLGLIKEAVEENAMTLPLASAAERGYKEAKQNGKAKLDVAAIYLELKEKNN; the protein is encoded by the coding sequence ATGAATAGGTTAGGCTGGATTGGCCTGGGTCATATGGGAACTCCCATGGCCGGAAATCTTGTGAAACAGGGAAATACAGTCACTGTCTACAATCGTACTGTGGCGAAAACGGAAGAACTTGTCCAGGCTGGAGCAAACCGGAGCAATTCGCCGAAAGAGGTGGTGGCCCAGTCGGATATTACCTTTATCATGTTGACCGATGCTGCCGCGGTAAAAGCCGTACTGACCCAGCCGGACGGCGTGCTGGAAGCCGTAACCGCCGGCAAGATTATTGTTGATATGAGTACCATTTCGCCCAAGGACTCCCTAGCATTTTCCCAATTGGTTGCGGCTAAAGGCGGCGTGTACCTGGACGCACCTGTATCGGGATCTGTTGGCGCCGCCCAAAACAGCCAACTGGTTGTCCTGGTAGGCGGCGATGAAACAGCCAAAGCCACCTGCCAGCCCTATTTCGATATCCTGGGAAAGGCAACTATTTATTTTGGTGAAAATGGAAAGGGCAGTGCGGCCAAGCTTGCGATCAATTTATTGCTTGCCATTATAGGCGAAGGCTTTGCTGAGACAGTACTCTTTGCTGAAAAATTAGGTGTTGCCAAAGAACAGATCCTGGAGCTGATTTCCCAGTCAGCATTTTCCAATGCCTTCTTCCAGCTAAAGAAAGATATGTATGCGCGGGAAGAATTCCCTTCCCAGTTTATGCTGGAGCTTATGGCCAAAGATCTGGGCCTCATTAAAGAGGCCGTCGAGGAAAACGCCATGACCTTGCCGCTTGCCAGCGCTGCGGAAAGGGGGTATAAAGAAGCCAAGCAGAATGGAAAAGCCAAGCTGGATGTGGCGGCTATATATTTGGAATTAAAAGAGAAAAATAACTAA